A window of Metabacillus sp. B2-18 contains these coding sequences:
- a CDS encoding SurA N-terminal domain-containing protein — MKKYLLTVLIGLLSLSLVACNNDEEKASEETNTSEKATEETADVDAEEMQKKLEAQKVEEGKVVAIVNGEEIKGNQYNDALSISQMQFSQLGQDLTTDDMAKQIKDYTLESLVGQTLLLQEIDKKGYEASEEEINKQLETLKASYKTEEEFEEALKTNNLTLDKLKEQIEDTVKYDQFVKNDLKVEEVKDEEIKEYYDSMVSSAGESEETPKFEDVKDTLKANLAQQKTQEKVATKVEELRKAADVELKI, encoded by the coding sequence ATGAAAAAATATTTATTAACGGTTTTAATCGGGTTGCTTTCACTCTCTCTTGTAGCGTGTAATAACGATGAGGAAAAAGCTAGTGAAGAAACTAACACATCTGAAAAAGCAACAGAAGAAACAGCTGATGTAGATGCTGAGGAAATGCAAAAAAAGCTTGAAGCTCAAAAAGTGGAAGAAGGAAAAGTTGTTGCTATTGTAAATGGTGAGGAAATCAAAGGAAATCAATATAATGACGCCTTAAGTATTTCTCAAATGCAATTTTCACAATTAGGACAAGACTTAACAACAGATGATATGGCAAAGCAAATTAAAGACTATACGCTTGAAAGTCTTGTTGGACAAACATTATTATTACAAGAAATCGACAAAAAAGGCTATGAAGCTTCAGAAGAAGAAATTAACAAACAGTTAGAAACTTTAAAAGCTAGCTATAAAACCGAAGAAGAATTTGAGGAAGCGTTAAAAACGAATAACTTAACCTTGGACAAGCTAAAAGAACAAATTGAAGATACGGTAAAATATGATCAATTTGTTAAAAATGATTTGAAGGTAGAAGAAGTAAAAGATGAAGAAATAAAAGAATATTATGATTCAATGGTAAGTTCAGCTGGTGAATCTGAGGAAACTCCAAAATTCGAGGATGTAAAAGATACTTTAAAAGCGAATCTTGCACAACAAAAAACACAAGAAAAAGTAGCTACAAAAGTGGAAGAACTTCGTAAAGCAGCTGACGTTGAATTAAAAATTTAA
- a CDS encoding ABC transporter ATP-binding protein encodes MDKSILEFKNITFQYREHPSGEPILKNMNLHIREGEFISIIGPSGSGKSTLFKLITGLEQPSEGEIFLKNQLAINRLGQVGYMPQQDLLLPWRTIIENALLPLEIKGVKKHLSLQKVSELLEEFGLKGVEDCYPGELSGGMRQRVSFLRTILSGSNILLLDEPFSALDAITRLSLQEWLLSQWQKRKETIVFITHDVNEALFLSDRILLFTETPVTTLKEIIVPLERPRILKDLNRPEVISLKDELLEDLRTRMKT; translated from the coding sequence ATGGATAAATCAATTCTTGAATTTAAAAATATAACCTTTCAATATAGGGAGCACCCTAGTGGAGAACCTATCTTGAAAAATATGAATCTACATATTCGTGAAGGAGAATTTATAAGCATTATTGGACCAAGTGGTTCAGGAAAAAGTACATTATTTAAGCTAATAACAGGGTTGGAGCAGCCTTCAGAGGGAGAAATTTTCCTGAAGAATCAACTAGCCATAAATCGACTTGGGCAAGTAGGGTATATGCCTCAGCAGGATTTACTTTTGCCTTGGCGCACAATTATTGAAAATGCATTACTTCCATTAGAGATAAAAGGAGTAAAAAAACACCTGTCTCTTCAAAAGGTTAGTGAATTATTAGAAGAGTTTGGGTTGAAAGGTGTAGAGGATTGCTATCCTGGTGAATTATCTGGAGGAATGCGGCAGAGGGTCTCGTTTTTAAGAACAATATTAAGCGGGTCAAATATTCTCCTTCTGGATGAACCGTTTAGTGCTTTAGATGCTATCACTAGATTATCGTTACAGGAATGGCTACTCTCACAATGGCAAAAAAGAAAAGAAACAATTGTTTTCATAACTCATGATGTTAATGAGGCATTGTTTTTATCTGATCGTATTCTTCTATTTACAGAAACTCCTGTAACGACCTTGAAAGAAATTATAGTTCCACTAGAACGCCCTAGAATCTTAAAAGATTTAAACCGGCCAGAGGTAATCTCTTTAAAAGATGAGTTGCTTGAAGACTTACGAACGAGGATGAAAACATGA
- a CDS encoding ABC transporter substrate-binding protein yields the protein MKKLLLMCLCLVFGLITACGTNNSTSTEANEETKDLKDVSIMLDWYPNAVHSFLYIAKEKGYFEDEGLNVDIQFPANPTDPINLAAAGKITLGISYQPDVIIARANQDVKIKSVGAIVRSPLNRVIFMEESDIQSPKDFEGKTVGFPGIPLNESLIQSMVKADGGNPENVEMIDVGFELGSSIVSEKVDAVIGAYINHEVPVLAYEGHNTRNINPTEYGVPSYYELVAVTSDKTWEEEQESIAAFWRVATKGYEFTAEHSEEALEILLNNQDEANFPLVKEVETESLEILLPLMKSENGFGSQDQEQWESTISWMKEAGLITTEPEAEDIFVNIKE from the coding sequence ATGAAGAAGTTATTATTAATGTGCCTATGTTTAGTATTTGGATTAATTACAGCTTGTGGTACTAACAACAGCACATCAACAGAAGCAAATGAAGAAACGAAAGATCTAAAGGATGTTAGTATTATGCTTGATTGGTATCCTAATGCTGTACATAGCTTTTTATATATTGCAAAGGAAAAAGGATACTTTGAAGACGAAGGATTAAATGTTGATATTCAATTTCCTGCTAATCCAACAGATCCGATCAACTTGGCAGCTGCAGGGAAAATCACGCTTGGCATATCGTATCAACCAGATGTTATTATTGCTCGTGCCAATCAAGATGTTAAGATAAAATCAGTTGGTGCTATTGTCCGTTCACCATTAAACAGAGTTATTTTTATGGAAGAAAGTGACATTCAATCTCCAAAGGATTTTGAAGGAAAAACAGTCGGATTTCCTGGTATTCCGCTAAATGAATCATTAATTCAGTCTATGGTTAAAGCTGATGGTGGAAACCCTGAAAATGTTGAAATGATAGATGTTGGCTTTGAATTAGGCTCTTCTATTGTTAGTGAAAAAGTAGATGCTGTTATTGGGGCATATATAAACCATGAAGTACCTGTATTAGCTTATGAGGGACACAACACACGAAATATTAACCCGACAGAATATGGAGTTCCTAGTTATTATGAGTTAGTTGCAGTAACAAGTGATAAAACATGGGAAGAAGAACAAGAAAGTATTGCAGCCTTTTGGCGTGTTGCTACAAAAGGCTATGAATTTACAGCAGAACATTCTGAAGAAGCTTTAGAAATTCTTCTAAATAATCAAGATGAAGCAAACTTTCCTTTAGTAAAAGAAGTGGAAACAGAAAGCTTAGAAATATTATTGCCACTGATGAAATCTGAGAATGGATTTGGAAGTCAGGACCAAGAGCAATGGGAAAGCACAATAAGCTGGATGAAGGAAGCAGGTTTAATTACTACAGAACCTGAGGCTGAAGATATATTTGTGAATATTAAAGAGTAA
- a CDS encoding ABC transporter permease: MSIFKKYGASSTLTILLLVVWEIGARLLNMGFILPTPTDVVLKIWELRVPLFLEHLPATFLIILIGLSLSILFGVGLAVWMNINKTVEKTFYPLMISSQTIPIIALAPIFVLWFGYTIWSKVVVTVLITFFPITVNTYDGLRATTKEYKDLLRTMGATKKDIFFKLQVPGSASYFFSGLKVAVTLSVIGAAIGEWIGAQAGLGYFSRRMMTQFDGAGVFAPIIILSAVGILLFVIVSSLEKKTLKWRKTE, from the coding sequence ATGAGTATTTTTAAAAAATATGGTGCATCCAGTACGTTAACTATTTTACTTCTCGTTGTTTGGGAAATTGGTGCAAGGCTTTTGAATATGGGATTCATTCTGCCAACACCAACTGATGTTGTTTTAAAGATATGGGAATTAAGAGTACCTTTGTTTTTAGAACACTTACCTGCTACATTTCTTATTATCTTGATTGGACTCTCCCTTTCTATTTTATTTGGGGTGGGGCTAGCTGTATGGATGAACATAAATAAAACAGTAGAAAAAACCTTCTATCCTCTTATGATATCGTCACAAACAATTCCAATTATCGCATTGGCACCGATTTTTGTTTTATGGTTCGGCTATACGATTTGGAGTAAAGTTGTTGTAACTGTGCTTATCACCTTTTTTCCAATAACAGTAAATACGTATGATGGCCTTCGTGCAACAACTAAGGAATATAAAGATCTTTTGCGAACCATGGGAGCAACAAAAAAAGACATTTTCTTTAAACTGCAAGTACCTGGAAGTGCATCTTATTTTTTCTCTGGATTGAAAGTGGCTGTAACGCTAAGCGTAATCGGTGCTGCAATTGGCGAATGGATCGGTGCTCAAGCTGGGTTGGGGTATTTTAGCAGAAGAATGATGACTCAGTTTGATGGAGCAGGGGTTTTTGCACCAATTATCATATTATCTGCAGTTGGTATATTATTATTTGTCATCGTAAGTTCATTAGAGAAAAAAACATTAAAATGGAGGAAAACAGAATGA